GTGGAGGCCTTTCGTCCCATGGCGGCACAGTTGCTAGAAGATGCCAATCGTCTCGATGAGGCTTGGGATCGCTATGCCCCCATCCTTGATCGTCTATCGGTGGCAGACTATTGCGAACGCCATCGCGATCGCCTCCCGGAACCGGTTGTCTACAAGTTGCTAGCATCCACCATTCGCAGTGAATATGGCGTGGAGCCGGAGGAGTCCTCCATGCTGCAGTTGATCTTTAGCCTGCCCTTGATCACCGATGATGATCAACTAGAACTCCTGAGCACCAGTGATGAAGCCTATACGGTGGAGGGCGGTAGCGATCGGATCATTACGGCCTTACGCGATCGCTTGCCGGGACAGCTTCAGCTCCAGAAACGCCTGGTGCAGCTACGAAGTGTGGGCGATCAATACCGCCTTACCTTCGCCGATGCTACGGAGGTGGAAGCTCAGGTGGTAATTGTGGCGATTCCCTTCCCGGTGCTGCGGGATGTGGAGCTGAATGTGAATCTTCCAGCTCGGTTTCGGCGATTTATTAACCAGGCCCAGCTTGGCCTGAATGAAAAGCTGATTATGGGCGTGACGGATCGCGTGTGGCGACAGGCGGAAGGTTTTGCTGGCACGGCTTGGACTGATCTAGGGTTTGTGTCAGCCTGGGATGCTACCCAGCGGCAATCCCAACGCTCGGATGGAGCAATCACGTTCTTTATGGGCGGACAGGAGGTAGAGGCAACGAGGGCGGTGGGGGCCCAGAGTTTGGCCCAGCGCTTTGTGGAACGCATGGCCTCCTATCTGCCGGATCTGCCGGATGCCCAGGGCGATCGCTCCATTCGCACCTATTGGTACAACGACGCTTTGGTCAAGGGCGGATACAGCACCTTCCGACCAGGGCAATATACAGCGTTTAGCCAGTTTCTCTACGTTGACTCGGATGATCCTGAGGAACGGCAGCAGGTTGCTTTTGGTAATCTAATCTTTGCGGGCGAACATCTCAGTGACGCTTATTATGGCTATATGAATGGTGCCGTGGAAACGGGTCGCCTCGCGGCCGGCGTTGCCCAACGACAACTGACCATGGGTTAACTATGGGTTAACCAGCGGCCTCCAAGGCGATCGCCCCACCTCCGTTCTCCATCCGTGAGTTCGATGATGTTATGGCTAGAAAACCGATGGATGGGTTGATGCATGAGCGGCAGCATCCTGTATCAGCGCTCCACGAGACGGTGCTGGTTGCGCCTAACAGCGCCCTACAACTAGCTCAGGATGAACGAAGAGGCTGATAACCTCCGTCGAACTCACGTGCTCCCCATCAAACTGCTAGAGCTGTGCCACCATGAACCTCACCCTTACGGCAGATACTTTCTCGGTTGAGCTGGAGCCTATGGAACGCTTTTGGGCGTTTCACCTTGGGGCTCGCATTGACATCCCTCGCGCTCATATTCAATCGGTGAGCAGCACGATGCCGCCCCTCAGTTGGCGGGTGCTGCGTGCGCCAGGAACGGGTTTGCCCTGGCTGGTGGCGGGCACGTTCTACACTGAGCAGGGGCGCGAATTTTGGTACATCACCCAACGCGATCGCATTCTAACCCTGGATCTGACGTCCCAGGACTACTACAAGCGGCTGATTCTCACCGTGGAGGATCCGTCTGCCTGGCTAGCTCGACTGCAGCCGCTGCTTTAGGATCTCCATGTCTTCGCCTTCTAATTTATTGCTAAAACTCAGTCGGCGGATCTGCCGCGATCCAGATGAGCAAGCGGCTTTTATGGCAGCGTTGACCCAGCCCCAGCCGTTTCATCCTTGTTTTCTTTGGTGCCACGAGCCGCCAGAGCGACCGTTTGCTACCCTGCCTCCCCTGCCCTGGCAGCCCAAGTTTGTCGATCGCCTTGTTCTCCATGAACAGCCGGGTAAACATCCGCTCCATGAGGCGGGCTATGGCTACTGTCTGGATTTTTCGTCCGTGTTTGCCGCCTCGGTTCTGGAAGCGATCGCCCCACCGGAGCCGCTGGTGGTGGATGTTTGTGCATCGCCGGGGGGCAAGAGTGTGTTTGCTTGGCGATCGCTTCAGCCTAGGCTGTTGATTGCCAATGAAACCATCGGCAAACGGGTGCCGGCCCTGCGGTCAAACCTGAAGCGCTGCCGTATCTCGCCGGCCCTCAGCCTCAGTGTCGATCCCCAGGTGTTGGCAGACCTGATGCCCCATACCGCCGATGTGGTGATCGTGGATGCGCCCTGCTCAGGACAGTCGCTGCTGGCCAAGGGCAGCAAAGCACCGGGCTGTTTCCATCCGGTGACTATTAATAAAAATGCCAACCGCCAAAAACGCATCTTGGCCAATGCCGCTCAGGTGGTGGTTCCAGGGGGTTACCTGGTCTATATGACCTGTGCCTATTCACCGGAGGAAAACGAGCAGGTGGGCGATTGGTTTCTCCAGCGGTTTCCCCAGTTTGCCGCGGTAACCGTGCCCCATCTGGCGGCCTACCAATCTACCCTCAGCGATCGCCCCTGCTATCGCATGTTTCCTCAGGATGGCCTAGGTGCTGGAGCCTTTGCCCTGCTGCTGCGCTCCACCAAGGCAGGACAGCCCGCGCCCCTGCCGGTGTTGACCGATCATCCCGCCGTTAGGATACATTAGTTCTCTGGGCTGGGGCGATCGCTGGAATCACCTGGCTCGTTGATTGTGTGAGTGCGACCCCTATGGTGTCTGAGCCTAAGCCTGAATCTGAGTTAGTCGTGCAAGAGATTGGCGAGCAGGGCCTCCTGCGCCGTTTGCAGAGCTACTGTCCGCCGGAGATGGTGGGGGATGATGCTGCGGTGCTGGCTCTACCGCCGGATCAGGATTTGGTGGTCACCACCGATGTGTTGGTGGATGGCGTTCACTTCAGTTTGGGGCTAGCCCTGCCCCAGCAAACCACGTCGCCGACGGATGTGGGCTGGCGGGCGATCGCTGCCAATCTCTCTGACCTGGCCGCCATGGGCGCTAGACCGGTGGGGTTGACCATTGGGCTGAGCCTGCCGGGGACAGTGCCAGTGGCTTGGGTGGAAGCGCTGTACCAGGGTATGGCCGCCTGTGCCGCTGCCTATGGAACGGCGATTGTGGGCGGCGATATTTGCCGATCGCCCGTGGTCACCTTGGGGATCACGGCTTTGGGCCAGGTGCATCCCCAGCGAGTGCTGCGGCGATCGGCGGCTCAGGTGGGGGACGCCATTGTGGTGACCGGTGAACATGGCGCTTCGCGGGCTGGGCTAGAGCGGTTGCTGTCTCCTGACGATCCCTGTCCGCTGTCTGTGGGCCAGCAACAGCGGTTGATCCAAGCCCATCAGCGTCCTCGGCCTCGGCTGGATGTCTTGCCCTTGCTGGAGGCCGTGGGAGTCTGGCAGCTTGATCGGCCGATCGCTGCCATGGATAGCAGTGATGGTCTAGCCGATGCTGTGCTGCAAATCTGTCAGGCTAGTGGCGTCGGTGCCCTTCTGGAGCGATCGCGCCTACCGACACCGCCGGAGGTGGCCCAGTGGCAATCGGCAGAGCAGGCCCTAACCTGGACGCTCTATGGTGGGGAAGATTTTGAGCTGGTGCTATGTCTGCCGGAGGCGATCGCCCCAGCCTTCGTTGCCCAGTGCCCCGGCGCGGCGATCATTGGCTATACGACGTCAGCGCTTGAGGTGGTGGTGGGCGATCGCTCCCAGTCGGGTGAGTCTCAGCCCAGGGATGCATCCTATCTTTCCCTACAGCAAGGGTTTCAGCATTTTGACGAAGCCTAGATTGGGAAGCCATTGGGGGAGCGATCGCGGATCACCTAGCCCAGCTTGGGCTGGTTGGCCGCCGATAGGCTGGTCACGGCATCGGCGGAGCAGAGCCGCTCTAACACCTGTTCCGCCGTAATCAAGCGCTTGAGCACGACCTGCCCAATGGCCCCAGGTGAGTTCAAGGCACCCGGCTTCACTTCCACCATCACCACCGCATCCTCAACTCGGTAGAGCCATAGGGTTTCGCCCTGCTCCACCAGATAGAGGTTCATGCGATGAAGTTCAGGATTGCGCCGCCAGGCCAGCTCGTCCCACAGCCCGCCAATCCCCCAGACTCGACCAATAACCCAGCCATCAGACAAAAAGAAATACTTCACGGATGTGTCCTGTTCTACACAACCTCAACTCATGCCCCAGAGTGATGGCCATGACGCCATCAACGACTGCGGCAATGGTGAGTGGGAACCGATATGTACTGAATTAGATTATCACCCTTGCTGCAATCGGTAGCGCTTTCACCGCTTGGCTTAGGGATTGGGGGCAGGTTGGAAGGGCAGATGGGGGCGATCGCCCCGTCCTCCGGCAACCGGCTGGGCCCTTAGTCAACCTGCAAGTCGGCGGCGGCGGAGCTAGCGTCGAGGGCATCCTTGAGCCGGGCGGTGCCGCCGTCGAGGTAAATGGTGCGAATATCCACCGGCAGCAAGTCTTCAAGCTGCTGGCAGCCTTTTTGAAATTCGGCGCGCACGGTAGTGGGGGTGAGCATATCTCCTTCGGCCTGCAGGTAGGCGGAGATACGGGTATCGCTCCAGTGAAAGGTGTGGCTGAGCAAGACAATTAAGCGCCGCGTGGGGGGAAGTTGCTCAAGGGCTTGGTCAACGTAGCACCAGAGGGGCGGTGAGGTGTGATCTAGGGAATAGTGAATGTCTTCCACCGGGGGCAGCTCAGCTCGGTTGATGCACACCGCCGTGATGTTAATCAGCCAGCTTTGCAGGGTCATCTGGGCGGCTCCCCCTTCGGCTCCTGCCGGCCGTTCCCGTCCCGGTTCATACAAATCCAGCCCCCCCAGCTCGTGATAGATATGTCGCCAGGTCATGGCAAAGAGATAGTCTGCCTGAACCGGCGATCGCGCTGAATGGCGGATGAGGGTGTAAACCAGCGGGCTATAGCGGCAAAAAATCGCAGTAAAGTATTGCCCCGCTTCAGGATGGCGCTGGAATAGGGTCAACAGCTCTTGATCGCTATAGTGAGACAGCGATCGAATCAGCGGATGACTACATTCTGGAAAGTTGGGGACTTGCACAATAGCCAATAACCAAAATCAAAACCTGGGAGACAAGGGGGCGATCGCTTGTCCGACTTGAAGCCTCCCTAGCCTGACGCCCTATCCATGGAGTCAAGTCCTCTGAATTATAAACAGTCCTTGCTGTTCCCAACGAAAATTTCACGGGAGGTGTCGGTCGGGAGGGCGATCGCCTTCCAGCGGCGGCGGCCACGTCACCGTGTTGATCAAGGAGCTGATGGAATGGCACACCCTGATGGAGCAGCTTCAGGATTGATCGAGATCACTCATAGACCATCCTTGATACTGATGGGTACCAAGATGGGCATAGATGTGGGTATAAATGCCAAAGTATAGGGGTATAACCTAGACCCAGCCTAGGCTGGCTGGGTTACTGGTAACCAGCGATGGGAAGATGGCAACGGGAGCGATCGCCCCTCACTTAAGCACAACTTATCAAACTGTCCTAAACTTCCTAGGGGTCTCTGTCCGATTGTTAAGTCACGCAACGATATACTGAACAGTAGAAAAACCACTAGTTGTTCAGCTTATACAAGCTTGGCTCAGCATCCTCGGTTCTATCCAGCGATCGCTCAGCCTGATTGAAGCCCATCCACCAAACTTCGAGCGTATGAACTCATCTGGTATTGATTTACAGCGAAGTTTTATTGAACTCCTGATCCAGCTAGGCCTGCCAGCGGAGCTTGCTAAGGCCGTTTGGGTTCCCCTACCCTTGCTCCTGATGCTGGTCTCTGCCACCGTTGGCGTGTTGGTCACCACCTGGCTAGAACGAAAAGTATCTGCCGCTGCCCAACAACGGATTGGCCCCGAATATGCCGGGCCCTTTGGGATGCTGATTCCCGTCGCCGATGGCGTCAAGCTTTTATTTAAAGAAGACATTGTCCCGGCAAAAGCCGATCGCTGGCTCTTTACCCTGGGCCCGGTGTTGGTGGTGGTGCCGGTGTTCCTCTCCTTCATCGTGGTGCCCTTCGGCCAACACATGCTGATTACGGACCTCGGGGTCGGCATTTTTCTATGGATTGCCCTGTCGAGCATTGCCCCCATCGGTCTGCTGATGTCAGGCTATGCCTCCAACAATAAATATGCGCTTCTCGGTGGTCTACGGGCCGCTGCCCAGTCGATCAGCTATGAAATTCCCTTGGCGCTCGCGGTCTTGGCCATCGTCATGATGTCCAACTCCCTGAGCACCATCGACATTGTGGAACAGCAGTCGGGCTACGGCATCCTCGGATGGAATATCTGGCGGCAGCCGGTCGGATTCCTCATTTTCTGGGTGTCTGCCCTGGCCGAATGTGAGCGCTTGCCCTTTGACTTGCCTGAAGCGGAAGAAGAACTGGTGGCGGGCTACCAAACAGAATATTCGGGCATGAAGTTTGCCCTCTTCTACCTAGGCTCCTACGTTAACCTAGTGCTATCTGCCCTGCTGGTAGCCGTGCTATACCTCGGGGGCTGGGAATTTCCCATTTCCATCGATCTGATCGCCAGTTGGATTGGGGTGAGTGAAACGACGCCGTGGCTTCAGGTCGTCACCGCTTCCTTAGGGATTGTCATGACGGTCTTTAAGGCCTACCTGCTGGTCTTTCTAGCTGTGTTGGTGCGCTGGACCGTGCCTCGGGTGCGCATCGACCAACTGTTGAACCTGGGCTGGAAGTTCCTGCTGCCCATCGCCCTTGTTAACCTATTGGTGACGGCGGGGCTGAAACTAGCCTTTCCCATCGCCTTTGGCGGTTAAGACCGATCCTTAACGACGGTCTACCCTCGCGTTACCCATTGCAGACGCCGATTATCTGAGCATACCGAGAGAGCAAAACACCATGTTGAAGTTTCTCAAACAAGTCAGCGACTATACCAAGGAGACGCTGCAGGCCGCCAAGTACATTGGTCAGGGTCTGTCGGTGACCTTCGACCACATGCAGCGCCGTCCTGTCACGGTGCAGTATCCCTACGAGAAGCTGATCCCGTCTGAACGCTATCGCGGACGCATTCACTTCGAGTTTGATAAGTGCATTTCCTGCGAAGTCTGTGTACGAGTTTGCCCGATCAACCTGCCTGTGGTGGATTGGGAATTTAACAAAGAATCCAAGAAGAAAAAGCTGAAGCATTACAGCATTGACTTCGGCGTTTGTATTTTCTGCGGCAACTGTGTGGAATATTGCCCCACCAACTGTTTGTCGATGACGGAAGAATATGAACTAGCAACCTACGATCGCCATGAGTTGAACTACGATAATGTAGCGTTGGGCCGTCTACCCTATAAGGTGACCCAAGATCCAATGGTGACGCCTCTACGGGAATTGGGATATTTGCCCAAGGGTGTCTTGGATCCCCATGATCTGCCTGCGGGTTCCCGTCGGTCTGGCAAGACCCCAGATGAAATTCTGGAAGAACAAGAACAGGAAACCCCCTCTAAGTAGCCTATGGCGTTGGTTGCACAGCCAGAGTTTGAACGAGGTTGTGCTGCCAATCCTGCTTGTGGGCCCAACTATCAAAAGCCGACCAGTCCACCAGCCATAATCGTTGATTTGGCTGGTGGTGTAGGGCATGTGGATTGGGGTGCATCCCTGAACCATGGGATCGTGAGAGAAGGAATAGCGCCGAAATCTACACCTGACTGATACCATTCCTTTAGCGGTAAAGCGCAACAATACGGATGGCTCATCCAGTAGGCGGCTCAGAGAACGGTTAAGACACTGACAACCTGTATAGAGCAAAGCGAAACACAACCCTTTAGATCCGTCCTGCTTGGGGGCACCAAGTGGACGTAAAACAAACAGCCTGTGGAGGCGTTCTGACCGGGGGTATCCAGGCTTGCTTGGGTATCTAGGCATGAGCCAGAGAAGCAGGAAATCTTTGGAGTGATCCAAGGACTCTCCACTCCTATCGTCTAGCGATTGAGTAGAGAGGATGTCAACAGCCGATAAAGAAGGAGATTCATCAGTTGTGAATTTAGCCGATGGAGTTCAGCTCGTTTCGTTTGGGGTGCTAGCCGTGATGATGCTCGGCACAGCCCTCGGTGTGGTGTTGCTATCCAGCATCGTCTATTCAGCGTTTTTGCTTGGGGGGGTGTTTATTAGCATCTCTGGGCTCTATATTTTGCTGAATGCAGGCTTTGTGGCGGCGGCCCAAGTGTTGGTCTATGTCGGCGCGGTGAATGTCTTGATCCTGTTCGGCATCATGTTGGTCAACAAGCAGGAAGATTTCGTGCCCCTGAAAAATGTGTGGCTGGGGCGAGCGGCGACGGCAGCGGTCTGCATTGGGTTGTTTGCTCTCCTGGGCGCGATGATCTTAACCACCCCCTGGCAAGTGTCTATGCTGCCTGCGGCGGGAGACAACGCAACGGTGATTATTGGTCAGCACTTGTTTAGCGACTTCTTGCTGCCCTTTGAGCTGGCCTCGGTGCTGTTGCTGATTGCGTTGATTGGGGCGATTGTGCTGGCACGGCGAGAGTTTCTGCCTGACCTAGATGCCGACACGATTCAACGTCCAGCTTTGACCTTGCCTGAGCGCCCTCGGGAGTTGGCTGGGGTGGCAACAACCCCCAGTGACTCGGAGAGTTAGGGAAATCTAGAAGCGATCGCTCCCCAGCGATCGCTTCCTGTTGATGTGGTGTTTTTAATCTGTACTCTGTAGATAGTCATGATTTCTCTTCAGTATTTTCTACTGCTAGCCGCTGCCCTGTTTTGCATCGGCATCTATGGTCTGGTCACCAGCCGTAATGCCATTCGGGTGCTGATGTCGATCGAACTGTTGTTGAATGCCGTGAACCTCAACCTGATTGCCTTCGCCAACTACCTCGATCCGGCTAGCATTAAGGGGCAGGTGTTTGGGGTGTTTGTGATTACGATCGCGGCGGCGGAAGCGGCCGTGGGGCTAGCCATTGTGCTGTCCATCTACCGGAATCGCAACACGGTGGATATGGAGCAATTCAATCTCCTCAAGTGGTAAGGGAGTGGATCTAAAGCAAGTTATCATTGCCCATAAAGCTGGAGACCGGAATAGCCAGCGGGTTGCTGAAGTCTGTGCGAGACAGCTCGAAGCGCGGGGATGTCGTGTTTTAATGGGCCCAAGCGGGCCAAAAGACAATCCCTACCCGGTTTTTCTAGCCTCGGTCTCCCAGCCCATTGACCTAGCTCTGGTGCTGGGGGGCGATGGGACAACCTTGGCGGCGGCGCGGCATCTATCGCCGGACGGTATCCCGATCTTGGCGGTGAATGTGGGCGGTCATTTAGGTTTTTTGACCGAACCCCTCGATATTTTTCAAGATTCAGACCAAGTGTGGGATCGCCTGCGGGACGATCGCTTTGCAGTGCAGCAGCGGATGATGCTCCAGGGCGCAACCTTTGAGGGCAACCATACTAATCTGGAGCCGGTGAGCGATCGCTTTTTTGCGCTGAATGAGATGTGCGTGAAGCCCGCCTCCGCCGATCGCATGATCACGTCGATTCTAGAGCTAGCCATCGATGGCGAAGTAGTGGATCAGTACCAAGGTGATGGGCTAATTGTGGCCACGCCCACGGGATCTACCTGCTACACCGTGGCGGCCAATGGCCCGATTCTTCATCCCGGCATGGATGCGATCGCCATCACCCCCATTTGTCCCCTAAGTCTCTCCAGCCGTCCAATCATTCTCCCCTGCGGCTCGGTGGTGAGTATTTGGCCCTTGGCTGATCGGGAACTCAACACCAAGCTGTGGATGGATGGTGTGCTGGCCACCTCAATCTGGCCAGGACAGCGGGTGGATGTGCGCATGGCCGATCGCCCCGCCCAGTTCATCATGCTGCGGGAAAACTATTCCTACTACCGCACCCTGCGCGAAAAGCTGCAGTGGGCTGGGGCCAATGTGCCCTACAGCAACAATCACCGCAATTAATTGTTCACTTGTTGAGACAGGTCGGAAGGCCACGTCTGGGATCTCAGCGATAGATTTCCGTTGGTTGCTCCGTTAAGGCGCGGGCTAAGCCATTGCAGACCTCCCCTGCGGAAGCGCTATAAATATTAAGAATCAACACTATATCCAGGGGGCTGGGTCTAGACCGCCAGCCATCCTCGGTAATATAAAAGATGGTCGTCTTAGCAAACGTTTATAGCGCATCATGGCATATCTTTGGTTTAAAGCATTTCATATCATTGGCTTTGTAGCCTGGTTCGCCGGATTATTTTATCTACCACGCCTCTTTGTTTATCACATCGAAACAGAAGAAAGACCCGAACCCATCCGCTCGGCTCTCAAGGAAGAATACAGCCGGATGGAGAAGCGTCTCTATAAGCTGATCATGATGCCTGCCATGATGTTCACCATCACCATGGCGATCGCGATCGTTGCCACAGAACCCCACGTGATGCGGGAAGCATGGCTGCACGTGAAGCTGCTCTTGGTCGCGATTCTGTTGGGATTCCACTTCTACTGTGGACGGCTGCAGCGCCAGCTTGCTGAAGATACCTGCACGATTAACAGTATGCAAATGCGGCGGATTAACGAAATCCCTACGATTTTGCTGGGCTTGATTGTGCTGCTAGCTATCTTTAAGAATAGTTTGCCCACCAGCGCCACGGCTTGGGGAACTGGAGCAGCGGTGTTGGCGATCGCGGTAATTATCCAACTCTATGCCCGCAAGCGTCGCTTGAAGAAGCAGGAAGAGTTGACGGTGTCGAGTCAGTCTTAGCCATCGCTCTGTAGCATTGCTATCCAGAGGTATAGGGTGGGGTGGAGTTGCGGCTTCACCCCATTCGCGTATCTGTACCCATGTCACATCCAGCTCAAGAGCCACAGTATTGGTAGCGATTTAGTCGAGAGAGCGACAAAAAAACGGGGTGTAATGGCTACACCCCGACTGTTATCTGTGCAAGTTGGCTTTGGTACAGCGAGATTAGAGCGATCGCTGCACCGGTTGAACAGCAAGAGCAAGAGCTTTTTCTGGCGGCATAACAACCTCTCGGGCTAGACCGACCGACTTGAGTAGCCAGATCGCCCACCAGGTAACATCAACTTCCCACCAGCGCCAGCCTGCTTTGGCCACGTGGGGATAGGCGTGATGGTTATTGTGCCAGCCTTCACCGTAGGTCAAGATTGCTGCCCACCAAAGGTTTCGAGAATTATCGTTGACGTGGAAGGTGCGATAACCCCACATGTGGGTGACGGAGTTGATAAACCAGGTGCTATGCCAGAGCAAGACGGCGCGCAAGACCAGACCGTAGATGATGAACGACCAGCCGCCGATGGCATAGAGCAGCAACCCTAGGGGGATTTGCAACAGCAGAAAGTTGCTGTTGAGCCAGCGGTAAAAGCCTTGGCGGGCTAGGTCGGGGGCAAATTTTTGGTAGCGATCGTAGGTGAAGAAATCTGGGTGGGGATAGATCATCCACAGCATATGGCTCCACCAAAAGCCGCGCTTGGCAGAATAGGGATCTTGCTCTAGGTCTTCGGTGTGGGCGTGGTGCAGACGGTGGCCCGCCACCCAGAAAATGGGGCCGCCTTGCAGGGCCAGTGCGCCAATAATGGCGATCGCATATTCCAGCCAGCGAGGAACTTGAAAGCTGCGATGACTGAGGAGGCGATGGTAGCCAAGGCAAATGCCAATGCTGCCAAAGAGCCAGTGGAGGGCCAGCATCACGCCTAGGGCTGACCATGAGAAAAACCATGGGGCCAGCAGGGCTAGGGCATGGACGGCGGTGAATAATGTAACGGCAACCCAGTTGAGAGGATAGCGGCTGGGATGGGGTGGTAGAGAACTAACGGACATGAATAACCTCACACAACACAATGAGCTAGGGGTTTAGAGTTTCCTGGAGGCTCGGTGGCCCAGGATGTCCAGCTTGGGTGTTGCTGACGAGCACAAGGCATGAGAATCCTGATTAAGGTTGTGCTAACACGTGCAGACCCCTATTGATTTGGATGATCAGCACTTTGGGTGATCAGCAACGCCCCAAGTTGGCAAGATTGAGATGGGATATGCGCGACCCATCTATAGGTGTCGTTCCTTAAATTGCCTTCGAAAAGGTATTGCCTGTGCGAGCGCCTAGGTAAGTATCAAACACAGCGGCGATGTTGCGAATCAG
Above is a genomic segment from Leptolyngbya sp. CCY15150 containing:
- a CDS encoding NAD(P)/FAD-dependent oxidoreductase, coding for MARSPLYRSFVRIFRQACVANGGHGSGRRSPRFGRRRFLNYAALAGGGAIAATVWPRVQAVWGDTPPTVAIIGGGLAGLTAAYHLQKAGILATVYEAKSRPGGRVRSVTHAVGPNLTVELGAELINTDHADLLALVDDLGLTLYSRLDELTQSAWPESAYYFEGTAWTEETLVEAFRPMAAQLLEDANRLDEAWDRYAPILDRLSVADYCERHRDRLPEPVVYKLLASTIRSEYGVEPEESSMLQLIFSLPLITDDDQLELLSTSDEAYTVEGGSDRIITALRDRLPGQLQLQKRLVQLRSVGDQYRLTFADATEVEAQVVIVAIPFPVLRDVELNVNLPARFRRFINQAQLGLNEKLIMGVTDRVWRQAEGFAGTAWTDLGFVSAWDATQRQSQRSDGAITFFMGGQEVEATRAVGAQSLAQRFVERMASYLPDLPDAQGDRSIRTYWYNDALVKGGYSTFRPGQYTAFSQFLYVDSDDPEERQQVAFGNLIFAGEHLSDAYYGYMNGAVETGRLAAGVAQRQLTMG
- a CDS encoding RsmB/NOP family class I SAM-dependent RNA methyltransferase codes for the protein MSSPSNLLLKLSRRICRDPDEQAAFMAALTQPQPFHPCFLWCHEPPERPFATLPPLPWQPKFVDRLVLHEQPGKHPLHEAGYGYCLDFSSVFAASVLEAIAPPEPLVVDVCASPGGKSVFAWRSLQPRLLIANETIGKRVPALRSNLKRCRISPALSLSVDPQVLADLMPHTADVVIVDAPCSGQSLLAKGSKAPGCFHPVTINKNANRQKRILANAAQVVVPGGYLVYMTCAYSPEENEQVGDWFLQRFPQFAAVTVPHLAAYQSTLSDRPCYRMFPQDGLGAGAFALLLRSTKAGQPAPLPVLTDHPAVRIH
- the thiL gene encoding thiamine-phosphate kinase yields the protein MVSEPKPESELVVQEIGEQGLLRRLQSYCPPEMVGDDAAVLALPPDQDLVVTTDVLVDGVHFSLGLALPQQTTSPTDVGWRAIAANLSDLAAMGARPVGLTIGLSLPGTVPVAWVEALYQGMAACAAAYGTAIVGGDICRSPVVTLGITALGQVHPQRVLRRSAAQVGDAIVVTGEHGASRAGLERLLSPDDPCPLSVGQQQRLIQAHQRPRPRLDVLPLLEAVGVWQLDRPIAAMDSSDGLADAVLQICQASGVGALLERSRLPTPPEVAQWQSAEQALTWTLYGGEDFELVLCLPEAIAPAFVAQCPGAAIIGYTTSALEVVVGDRSQSGESQPRDASYLSLQQGFQHFDEA
- a CDS encoding sigma-70 region 4 domain-containing protein, giving the protein MQVPNFPECSHPLIRSLSHYSDQELLTLFQRHPEAGQYFTAIFCRYSPLVYTLIRHSARSPVQADYLFAMTWRHIYHELGGLDLYEPGRERPAGAEGGAAQMTLQSWLINITAVCINRAELPPVEDIHYSLDHTSPPLWCYVDQALEQLPPTRRLIVLLSHTFHWSDTRISAYLQAEGDMLTPTTVRAEFQKGCQQLEDLLPVDIRTIYLDGGTARLKDALDASSAAADLQVD
- the nuoH gene encoding NADH-quinone oxidoreductase subunit NuoH; the encoded protein is MNSSGIDLQRSFIELLIQLGLPAELAKAVWVPLPLLLMLVSATVGVLVTTWLERKVSAAAQQRIGPEYAGPFGMLIPVADGVKLLFKEDIVPAKADRWLFTLGPVLVVVPVFLSFIVVPFGQHMLITDLGVGIFLWIALSSIAPIGLLMSGYASNNKYALLGGLRAAAQSISYEIPLALAVLAIVMMSNSLSTIDIVEQQSGYGILGWNIWRQPVGFLIFWVSALAECERLPFDLPEAEEELVAGYQTEYSGMKFALFYLGSYVNLVLSALLVAVLYLGGWEFPISIDLIASWIGVSETTPWLQVVTASLGIVMTVFKAYLLVFLAVLVRWTVPRVRIDQLLNLGWKFLLPIALVNLLVTAGLKLAFPIAFGG
- the ndhI gene encoding photosynthetic/respiratory NAD(P)H-quinone oxidoreductase subunit I, with translation MLKFLKQVSDYTKETLQAAKYIGQGLSVTFDHMQRRPVTVQYPYEKLIPSERYRGRIHFEFDKCISCEVCVRVCPINLPVVDWEFNKESKKKKLKHYSIDFGVCIFCGNCVEYCPTNCLSMTEEYELATYDRHELNYDNVALGRLPYKVTQDPMVTPLRELGYLPKGVLDPHDLPAGSRRSGKTPDEILEEQEQETPSK
- a CDS encoding NADH-quinone oxidoreductase subunit J, whose protein sequence is MNLADGVQLVSFGVLAVMMLGTALGVVLLSSIVYSAFLLGGVFISISGLYILLNAGFVAAAQVLVYVGAVNVLILFGIMLVNKQEDFVPLKNVWLGRAATAAVCIGLFALLGAMILTTPWQVSMLPAAGDNATVIIGQHLFSDFLLPFELASVLLLIALIGAIVLARREFLPDLDADTIQRPALTLPERPRELAGVATTPSDSES
- the nuoK gene encoding NADH-quinone oxidoreductase subunit NuoK, whose protein sequence is MSLQYFLLLAAALFCIGIYGLVTSRNAIRVLMSIELLLNAVNLNLIAFANYLDPASIKGQVFGVFVITIAAAEAAVGLAIVLSIYRNRNTVDMEQFNLLKW
- a CDS encoding NAD(+) kinase, which produces MDLKQVIIAHKAGDRNSQRVAEVCARQLEARGCRVLMGPSGPKDNPYPVFLASVSQPIDLALVLGGDGTTLAAARHLSPDGIPILAVNVGGHLGFLTEPLDIFQDSDQVWDRLRDDRFAVQQRMMLQGATFEGNHTNLEPVSDRFFALNEMCVKPASADRMITSILELAIDGEVVDQYQGDGLIVATPTGSTCYTVAANGPILHPGMDAIAITPICPLSLSSRPIILPCGSVVSIWPLADRELNTKLWMDGVLATSIWPGQRVDVRMADRPAQFIMLRENYSYYRTLREKLQWAGANVPYSNNHRN
- the hemJ gene encoding protoporphyrinogen oxidase HemJ; translated protein: MAYLWFKAFHIIGFVAWFAGLFYLPRLFVYHIETEERPEPIRSALKEEYSRMEKRLYKLIMMPAMMFTITMAIAIVATEPHVMREAWLHVKLLLVAILLGFHFYCGRLQRQLAEDTCTINSMQMRRINEIPTILLGLIVLLAIFKNSLPTSATAWGTGAAVLAIAVIIQLYARKRRLKKQEELTVSSQS
- a CDS encoding fatty acid desaturase, giving the protein MSVSSLPPHPSRYPLNWVAVTLFTAVHALALLAPWFFSWSALGVMLALHWLFGSIGICLGYHRLLSHRSFQVPRWLEYAIAIIGALALQGGPIFWVAGHRLHHAHTEDLEQDPYSAKRGFWWSHMLWMIYPHPDFFTYDRYQKFAPDLARQGFYRWLNSNFLLLQIPLGLLLYAIGGWSFIIYGLVLRAVLLWHSTWFINSVTHMWGYRTFHVNDNSRNLWWAAILTYGEGWHNNHHAYPHVAKAGWRWWEVDVTWWAIWLLKSVGLAREVVMPPEKALALAVQPVQRSL